In one Poecilia reticulata strain Guanapo linkage group LG8, Guppy_female_1.0+MT, whole genome shotgun sequence genomic region, the following are encoded:
- the LOC103468446 gene encoding casein kinase I, translated as MELRVGNKYRLGRKIGSGSFGDIYLGANIATGEEVAIKLECVKTKHPQLHIESKFYKMMQGGVGIPSIKWCGAEGDYNVMVMELLGPSLEDLFNFCSRKFSLKTVLLLADQMISRIEYIHSKNFIHRDVKPDNFLMGLGKKGNLVYIIDFGLAKKYRDARTHQHIPYRENKNLTGTARYASINTHLGIEQSRRDDLESLGYVLMYFNLGSLPWQGLKAATKRQKYERISEKKMSTPIEVLCKGYPSEFSTYLNFCRSLRFDDKPDYSYLRQLFRNLFHRQGFSYDYVFDWNMLKFGASRSTEDGDRDRRAGDEREDRIGGAPRGSASRGLPSGPTPAAPNRVRNGPEQAISNPASRVQQSGNTSPRAISRAERERKVSMRLHRGAPANVSSSDLTARQDQSRISTSQVSVPFEHIGK; from the exons ATGGAGCTGAGAGTGGGGAACAAATACCGGCTGGGGCGAAAGATAGGGAGTGGATCCTTCGGAGACATTTACCTCG GTGCCAACATTGCGACGGGCGAGGAAGTCGCCATCAAGCTGGAATGTGTGAAGACCAAACACCCACAGTTGCACATTGAGAGCAAGTTCTACAAGATGATGCAGGGAGGAG TCGGGATCCCGTCGATAAAGTGGTGCGGCGCCGAGGGCGACTACAACGTCATGGTGATGGAGTTGCTGGGGCCCAGCCTGGAGGACCTTTTTAACTTCTGCTCCAGGAAGTTCAGCCTGAAGACGGTCCTGCTTCTGGCAGACCAGATG ATCAGTCGCATCGAGTACATCCACTCCAAGAACTTCATCCACAGAGACGTGAAGCCAGATAACTTCCTCATGGGTTTGGGCAAGAAGGGCAACCTGGTGTACATCATCGACTTTGGGCTGGCCAAAAAGTACCGCGACGCGCGCACGCACCAGCACATCCCTTACAGGGAGAACAAGAACCTGACGGGAACGGCGCGCTACGCCTCCATCAACACGCATCTTGGAATCG AGCAGTCGAGACGCGACGACCTGGAGTCCCTCGGTTACGTCCTCATGTACTTCAACCTGGGCTCGCTGCCCTGGCAGGGCCTCAAGGCTGCCACCAAGAGACAGAAGTACGAGCGAATCAGCGAGAAGAAGATGTCCACACCCATCGAAGTTCTTTGCAAAGGATATCCAT CCGAGTTCTCCACATACCTGAATTTTTGCCGCTCACTCCGTTTCGATGACAAACCGGACTACTCCTACCTACGCCAACTGTTCAGGAATCTCTTCCACCGACAGGGATTCTCCTACGATTACGTCTTTGACTGGAACATGCTCAAAttt GGCGCCAGTCGATCAACTGAGGACGGGGATCGTGACAGAAGGGCCGGGGACGAACGAGAAGACCGGATTGGAGGAGCCCCAAGGGGGTCTGCGTCGCGGGGCCTCCCCTCGGGCCCTACTCCAGCCGCTCCCAACAGAGTCCGGAACGGACCAGAGCAAGCCATCTCAAACCCGGCCTCACGGGTCCAGCAGTCTG GCAACACGTCGCCTCGTGCAATTTCCCGCGCTGAACGGGAGAGGAAGGTGAGCATGCGTTTACACCGTGGCGCTCCTGCCAACGTATCGTCCTCTGACCTCACGGCCCGACAAGACCAGTCGAGGATTTCCACGTCACAG GTCAGCGTGCCATTCGAGCACATTGGGAAGTGA